Proteins found in one Triticum urartu cultivar G1812 chromosome 4, Tu2.1, whole genome shotgun sequence genomic segment:
- the LOC125550223 gene encoding alpha-amylase/trypsin inhibitor-like — translation MATSSVLLPVLLLVAVAGVEAATFTVINKCQYTVWAAAVPAGGGRKLDAGQTWSIDVPAGTTSGRVWARTGCSFDGAGNGRCQTGDCGGKLQCTQYGQAPNTLAEFGLNKYMGQDFFDISLIDGFNVPMSFVPAPGTSGCPKGGPRCPRVITPQCPNELRAAGGCNNACTVFKEDRYCCTGSAANNCGPTDYSRFFKGQCSDAYSYPKDDATSIFTCPGGTNYQVIFCP, via the coding sequence ATGGCCACTTCATCAGTCCTCCTCCCTGTGCTCCTCCTGGTGGCCGTCGCCGGCGTGGAGGCGGCGACCTTCACGGTGATCAACAAGTGCCAGTACACGGTGTGGGCGGCGGCGGTGCCGGCCGGCGGGGGCAGGAAGCTGGATGCGGGGCAGACGTGGAGCATAGACGTGCCGGCGGGCACGACGAGCGGGCGGGTGTGGGCGCGCACGGGGTGCAGCTTCGACGGCGCCGGCAACGGGCGGTGCCAGACGGGGGACTGCGGCGGGAAGCTGCAGTGCACGCAGTACGGGCAGGCGCCCAACACGCTGGCGGAGTTCGGGCTGAACAAGTACATGGGCCAGGACTTCTTCGACATCTCCCTCATCGACGGGTTCAACGTGCCCATGTCGTTCGTGCCAGCACCCGGCACCTCCGGGTGCCCCAAGGGCGGGCCGCGGTGCCCGAGGGTGATCACGCCGCAGTGCCCCAACGAGCTGCGGGCCGCCGGAGGGTGCAACAACGCGTGCACGGTGTTCAAGGAGGACCGGTACTGCTGCACCGGGTCGGCGGCCAACAACTGCGGGCCGACCGACTACTCGAGGTTCTTCAAGGGGCAGTGCTCCGACGCCTACAGCTACCCCAAGGACGACGCCACCAGCATCTTCACCTGCCCCGGCGGCACCAACTACCAGGTCATCTTCTGCCCATGA